Below is a window of Rhodoglobus vestalii DNA.
ACATCACGCCTGAGGTGCAGGCGGAACTCGACGAGGACTAACGGATGGCGCTGCGTGTAATCGGGATCGATCCCGGACTTACGCGGTGCGGTATCGGAGTTGTCGACGTTGGCGCGGATCGGCGTGCGGCTCTGGTGCACGTTAGTGTCGTCCGCACGCCGCCGGGCATGCCGCTCGAAGAACGGTTGCGGCTAATCGGTGAGAGCATTGACGCGGTCATTGCCCAATTCTCGCCGCAGCAACTCGCCCTTGAGCGCGTGTTTGCCCAGTTGAATGTGAGCACGGTCATGGGCACAGCCCAGGCGAGTGGGGTCGCCATGTATGTTGCGGCACAGCGGGGGCTATCGGTCACGCTTCACACCCCCACTGAGGTGAAGCTTGCCATTACCGGTTACGGTGGCGCCGATAAAAAACAGGTGGGTGCGATGGTTGCCCGTGTGCTTCGCCTGGCTGAGGCTCCTAAGCCCGCGGATGCTGCGGATGCGTGTGCCCTAGCTGTGTGCGCAGCGTGGAAGGGAGTCGCTCCCCGCGCCGATCGCGCTGACAGCGCGTCGGAGCCCGGAACTGCCACCGTGTCTTCGCTGACGCCAGCCCAAGAGGCGTGGCGGTCGGCCGAGAAGTCGGTGGGTGCTCGTAGGCTCAAACTATGATTTCTTCGCTCCGCGGCACCGTTCTCGTCGCGGGAGGCACCTCGATTGTCGTTGAGGTGGGGGGTATAGGCCTTTCCGTTAGCGTTACGCCGGAACATGCAGGTTCTGTTCGCGTGGGTGCCGAGACTCAGGTAAACACGGCCCTCATCGTTCGTGAAGACGATCTTTCGCTGTATGGCTTTCGGACGATCGATGAACTCGAGGTATTTGCTCTGCTGCGCGGCGTTACCGGAGTGGGGCCCAAGAGCGCTATGGGTGTTCTTGCTGCGCTGAGCCCGGACGACATTGCTCGTGCTGTTGCCGAAGACAATGACTCGGCATTTCGTAAAGTCTCGGGAATTGGGCCGAAGACCGCGAAGCTCATCGTGCTCAATCTTGCTGGCAAGGTTTTTGTCGCCACCCACCAGCGCGGCGCGATAGCATCCGTGCCCAGTTCCACGACCGCGAGTGTCTCGATGGCACTACAGGGTCTTGGTTGGCCTGAGAGACTTGCTCAACAGGCGGCGGAGGCCGCGGTCCAGGAAGCCCCCGCTGCAGACAAGAGCAACACGCAACTAATTCTGCGCCGTGCACTAGTTCTCGTTGGGTCACCATCAAGCACAGCAGGTACTTCATGACTCACAACGACGAAACAGTGGCAACCCCCGGTGTTGAGTCGGAGGCCGAGCTAGCGTTCGAGGGCGCTTTGCGGCCGAAGTCTCTCGACGAATTTGTTGGTCAACAGAAAGTACGTGGTCAGCTTCAGCTGCTGTTGCGTGCCGCCGAAATGCAAAATCGCACCGCTGACCACATTTTGCTCGCAGGGCCACCCGGTCTCGGCAAGACAACGCTAGCGATGATCGTCGCTCATGAAAGCAATCGCCCCCTACGAATGTCGAGCGGACCAGCAATTCAGCACGCTGGCGATCTCGCTGCAGTTTTGTCATCCCTTTTGCCGGGAGAGGTCCTCTTTATCGATGAGATCCACCGGATGGCTCGCTCGGCAGAAGAGATGCTTTACCTCGCGATGGAAGACTTTCGTATCGACATCATGGTCGGTAAGGGTGCTGGGGCGACATCCATCCCGCTTGATATCGCGCCGTTCACCTTGGTGGGAGCGACCACGCGGTCGGGGTTGCTGCCCAATCCACTTCGCGATCGTTTCGGGTTCACAGCCCATCTGGAGTTTTACGATGAATCCGAACTCGAGCAGGTGCTCGTTCGCGCAGCAGTGATGTTGGATTTGGAGATCAGGAGCGAAGCAATTGCAGAGATTGCTGGCCGCTGTCGCGGCACGCCCCGAATTGCTAATCGGCTGCTGCGTCGGGTGCGCGACTTTGCGCTGGTAAATGACGTTTCCGCTTCTCGGGATGCGGTTCGTGCAGCACTCGAACTTTATGATGTCGATCAATTGGGTCTCGACCGCCTCGATCGTGCTGTTATGCACACCATGTTGACCCGGTTCGATGGGGGACCGGTGGGGCTCAATACGCTCGCGGTTTCGGTCGGCGAAGAAGCGGAGACCGTTGAGGCAGTTGTCGAACCCTTCCTCGTGCGGATTGGCCTGTTGACGCGGACACCGCGCGGCAGGGTAGCAACTCGTGCCGCCTGGGAACACTTTGGGATGGCTGAACGTAATTCGACTCTATTCAGCGATGAACTATAGTTTGATTGGCTCAACACGCGCCTCAACGTGAGCGCCAGGCCCACAGACCACCGAAAGGTACCTCATGGATCCGCTTTCTATTGCGATGCTCGCCATTCTCGGCGTGCTTATCTTCTTCATGTTCCGCAACAGCCGCAAGCGGAAGGCGCAGATGGAAGAAGTCCGCGGACAGATGCTTCCCGGCGTCGAGGTCATGACTAATTTCGGGCTTTTTGGAACGCTCGTTGCAAACGACACTGTCGCTAATTCTGCTGAGATTGAGATCAGTAAGGGTGTCATCGTCAAAGTCCACAGCCAGACACTTGCCAAGGTTGTCGTTGAAGAGCCCACTGAAGAGGGTGCCCCGCGCTCCGTAGAAGAAGCGATGGAGATCGCCAACCGTGAGGCTGAAGAACGTGACGCGGTTACGGCGGAGTCGACAACCGAGAAGGCTCCAGAATTTGGAGAGCTTTCTGACACGAAACCAGTGAGCTCAACGGAGTCAAAAAAGGCGTCCGAGTAACCCACTAGTGTTGAGTGTCGTCCCTCCCGAGGGCGGATGTCCAACGGCGTGCGCTTCTGCACTGCTCTGTGAAGAAAGCTGAGTCAAATAGGTGGCTAGAACTACCCCTGTGAAAAACGCGTGGCGAGCCATCGTCTGGCTCACCACAATCACGGTGGGGCTCACCGTTGTGATTGGTGCTGGCTCCATTTTTGGTTCCGCATCTTGGGCTCCAAAGCTCGCTCTTGACCTTGAGGGCGGGACACAAATCGTGCTCGCTCCCCTCTTGGAGAGCGGTCAGACGGTTTCTGGCGAACAGTTGTCCCAGGCGGTCTCGATTATTCGTGATCGGGTAGACGCCAGTGGTGTCGCTGAGGCAGAAGTTACAACGCAGGGCGGGAGCAACGTCGTCGTTTCGATCCCCGGCGTTCCCGATGAAGAGACGCTCAACCGAATTCAGTCATCAGCCAAACTTGAGTTCCGTCCGGTTTTGTATACGGAGGTTGCCTCTAGCTCAACCGCTGAGCCAACGCCCGAGTCCACGGACGGTGCAGAAACTCCAGACGGGGAGTCAGCGACGGCAACGCCGGCGCCCACGCTAGCGACGACACCGACAGCAACCCCCACCGATGCCAGTGACCTTAACTGGATCACAGAATCTCTCTTCGACGAGTACACGAATTTTGACTGCAATTCGCTCGACAACTTTAGCGTCGCGCCCTCTGATGAGCCGTTGATTACCTGTGATGCTGACGATGCATTCAAGTACATTCTTGGCCCCGTCGAGGTTGAGGGCAGCACGATCACTGATGCGACAAGCGGAATGGTCACGAGCTCGCAGGGAGTGAGCACCGGGCAGTGGGGTGTGTTTCCCACGTTCAACGATGCAGGCACCGAAGAAGTAGCCGCAATGACAACCCGACTTTTTGGCTACGACGAGACTGATCCTCGTAACCGGTTCGGAATCGTACTCGACGGCCGTGTGATTTCGGCGCCAACGACTCAGGGAATTATTACCGGCGGCAATCCGCAGATCTCCGGGTCATTCGATCAGGACAGCGCGAAGGTTCTGGCCGACCAGCTCAAATTCGGCGCGCTGCCCATTGGCTTCGAAGTCCAGAGCAATGAAACAATCTCGGCTACCCTCGGCACCAATCAGCTCAACTCGGGCATCATCGCCGGGTTAGTTGGCCTTCTCCTCGTTGTTATCTACTCCCTCTTTCAGTATCGGCTGCTTGGACTGGTCACGGTTGCTTCGCTCATTGTTGCGGGAGTCCTCACCTATCTCGTGATTGCGTACCTCTCGTGGCGCTACGGCTACCGCCTGTCACTCGCCGGTGTTGCGGGTCTAATTGTGGCAATCGGTTTTACGGCCGACTCGTTCATCGTGTACTTCGAGCGCATTCGAGACGAACTCCGCGACGGTCGCTCACTAACAGGTGCTGTCGAATTCGGGTGGAAGCGCGCACTCCGCACCATCCTCGCAGCCAAAGCAGTCAACCTACTTTCCGCCGTTGTGCTTTTCGTGCTTGCTGTGGGAAACGTACGAGGGTTCGCTTTGACCCTCGGCATCACCACAGTGATCGACGTGCTTATTGTCGTGCTGTTTACGCACCCGATGTTGCAGCTCCTGGCTACAACCAAATTCTTTGCAAGTGGACACCCGATTAGCGGCCTCGATCCCAAAGCTCTGGGGGCTGTCTATCGTGGTCGTGCTCAGTTCCGCTCGCCGGCCGCTACCAAGGCAACGACGGGGGCTGGTCGAGAGGCAGCGCGTCGCCAAACTATCGCTGAACGAAAAGCTGCTGAAATGGCGGGAGCCGCCAAAGATTCCAGCTCAGTTGGAAAGGAATCCTG
It encodes the following:
- a CDS encoding preprotein translocase subunit YajC, giving the protein MDPLSIAMLAILGVLIFFMFRNSRKRKAQMEEVRGQMLPGVEVMTNFGLFGTLVANDTVANSAEIEISKGVIVKVHSQTLAKVVVEEPTEEGAPRSVEEAMEIANREAEERDAVTAESTTEKAPEFGELSDTKPVSSTESKKASE
- the ruvB gene encoding Holliday junction branch migration DNA helicase RuvB; the protein is MTHNDETVATPGVESEAELAFEGALRPKSLDEFVGQQKVRGQLQLLLRAAEMQNRTADHILLAGPPGLGKTTLAMIVAHESNRPLRMSSGPAIQHAGDLAAVLSSLLPGEVLFIDEIHRMARSAEEMLYLAMEDFRIDIMVGKGAGATSIPLDIAPFTLVGATTRSGLLPNPLRDRFGFTAHLEFYDESELEQVLVRAAVMLDLEIRSEAIAEIAGRCRGTPRIANRLLRRVRDFALVNDVSASRDAVRAALELYDVDQLGLDRLDRAVMHTMLTRFDGGPVGLNTLAVSVGEEAETVEAVVEPFLVRIGLLTRTPRGRVATRAAWEHFGMAERNSTLFSDEL
- the secD gene encoding protein translocase subunit SecD codes for the protein MARTTPVKNAWRAIVWLTTITVGLTVVIGAGSIFGSASWAPKLALDLEGGTQIVLAPLLESGQTVSGEQLSQAVSIIRDRVDASGVAEAEVTTQGGSNVVVSIPGVPDEETLNRIQSSAKLEFRPVLYTEVASSSTAEPTPESTDGAETPDGESATATPAPTLATTPTATPTDASDLNWITESLFDEYTNFDCNSLDNFSVAPSDEPLITCDADDAFKYILGPVEVEGSTITDATSGMVTSSQGVSTGQWGVFPTFNDAGTEEVAAMTTRLFGYDETDPRNRFGIVLDGRVISAPTTQGIITGGNPQISGSFDQDSAKVLADQLKFGALPIGFEVQSNETISATLGTNQLNSGIIAGLVGLLLVVIYSLFQYRLLGLVTVASLIVAGVLTYLVIAYLSWRYGYRLSLAGVAGLIVAIGFTADSFIVYFERIRDELRDGRSLTGAVEFGWKRALRTILAAKAVNLLSAVVLFVLAVGNVRGFALTLGITTVIDVLIVVLFTHPMLQLLATTKFFASGHPISGLDPKALGAVYRGRAQFRSPAATKATTGAGREAARRQTIAERKAAEMAGAAKDSSSVGKES
- the ruvA gene encoding Holliday junction branch migration protein RuvA, which codes for MISSLRGTVLVAGGTSIVVEVGGIGLSVSVTPEHAGSVRVGAETQVNTALIVREDDLSLYGFRTIDELEVFALLRGVTGVGPKSAMGVLAALSPDDIARAVAEDNDSAFRKVSGIGPKTAKLIVLNLAGKVFVATHQRGAIASVPSSTTASVSMALQGLGWPERLAQQAAEAAVQEAPAADKSNTQLILRRALVLVGSPSSTAGTS
- the ruvC gene encoding crossover junction endodeoxyribonuclease RuvC, which encodes MALRVIGIDPGLTRCGIGVVDVGADRRAALVHVSVVRTPPGMPLEERLRLIGESIDAVIAQFSPQQLALERVFAQLNVSTVMGTAQASGVAMYVAAQRGLSVTLHTPTEVKLAITGYGGADKKQVGAMVARVLRLAEAPKPADAADACALAVCAAWKGVAPRADRADSASEPGTATVSSLTPAQEAWRSAEKSVGARRLKL